A single region of the Methylocystis echinoides genome encodes:
- a CDS encoding hemolysin family protein, with product MSIRSEEEPLRRSHEPRGNLLDRLRNLLGLSPASVREDIEDALEEAAGDVTPHERALLKNVLGLHDLRVEDAMIPRADIIAISQDAPLREALAVFRDAGHSRLPVYSETLDDPRGMVHIRDFVNHIALCADSSPRIALDTPIIQAELLKPVLFVPRSMPALDLLIRMQTTRTHLALVIDEYGGTDGLVTIEDIMEMIVGDIEDEHDVVEPPEIEELDNGDFLVDARADLDEVTARLGVDFRLEDTPAEVTTLGGLVAWLAGRVPMRGEIIATPVEAFEFEIVEADPRRVGKLKVRARRHT from the coding sequence ATGTCGATACGATCTGAAGAGGAACCGTTAAGACGCAGCCACGAGCCGCGCGGCAATCTGCTTGATCGCCTGCGCAATCTGCTCGGGCTGTCGCCCGCCTCCGTGCGCGAGGATATCGAGGATGCGCTCGAGGAGGCGGCCGGCGACGTGACGCCGCATGAGCGCGCGCTGCTCAAGAATGTGCTCGGCCTGCACGATCTGCGCGTCGAGGACGCGATGATCCCGCGCGCCGACATCATCGCCATCTCGCAGGACGCCCCGCTGCGCGAGGCGCTCGCCGTCTTCCGCGACGCCGGCCATTCGCGTCTGCCGGTCTATTCCGAGACGCTCGACGATCCGCGCGGCATGGTGCACATCCGCGATTTCGTCAATCACATTGCGCTCTGCGCCGACTCGTCGCCTCGGATCGCGCTCGATACGCCGATCATCCAGGCCGAGCTGCTGAAACCGGTGCTGTTCGTGCCCCGCTCGATGCCGGCGCTCGATCTGCTGATCCGCATGCAGACGACGCGCACCCATCTTGCGCTGGTGATCGACGAATATGGCGGCACCGACGGGCTCGTCACCATCGAAGACATCATGGAGATGATCGTCGGCGACATCGAGGACGAGCATGACGTCGTCGAGCCTCCGGAGATCGAGGAGCTCGACAATGGCGACTTCCTCGTCGACGCGCGCGCCGACCTCGACGAGGTGACGGCGCGGCTCGGCGTCGATTTCCGTCTGGAGGACACGCCGGCCGAAGTCACGACCCTCGGCGGCCTCGTCGCCTGGCTCGCCGGCCGCGTGCCGATGCGCGGGGAGATCATCGCCACGCCGGTCGAGGCCTTTGAGTTCGAGATCGTCGAGGCGGACCCGCGCCGCGTCGGCAAGCTGAAGGTGCGCGCGCGCCGCCATACCTGA
- a CDS encoding PhoH family protein, translating into MTTIDDTRIGRPDEAAEPDAEITIAFENNKYASLVFGHYDQNLAKIERRLKIASFANGNHVTLKGKSEACEHARRVLEALYERIAKGQTVAIGDVDGAIEESARQRSLFPDAEPARGAFEQIITRKRGLVRARNAAQDQYLRALKRYELVFGSGPAGTGKTWLAVGHAVQLMEQGAVERLILSRPAVEAGERLGFLPGDMRDKVDPYLRPIYDALHDFMDSRMVERGMQTGLIEVAPLAFMRGRTLSRACVLLDEAQNATSMQMKMFLTRLGEGSRMIVTGDPSQTDLPPGQTSGLSEAIGLLSEIDSVGRVTFSEGDVVRHDLVRQIVGAYDRAARARNPRT; encoded by the coding sequence TTGACGACGATTGACGACACGCGGATCGGACGTCCGGACGAGGCGGCCGAGCCCGACGCGGAAATCACCATCGCCTTCGAGAACAACAAATACGCTTCTCTTGTTTTTGGCCATTACGACCAGAATCTCGCGAAGATCGAGCGGCGGCTGAAGATCGCCTCTTTCGCCAACGGCAATCACGTCACGCTGAAGGGCAAATCGGAAGCCTGCGAGCACGCCCGGCGCGTGCTGGAGGCGCTTTACGAGCGCATCGCCAAGGGCCAGACCGTCGCGATCGGCGACGTCGACGGGGCCATTGAGGAATCGGCGCGCCAGCGCAGCCTCTTCCCCGACGCCGAGCCGGCGCGCGGCGCCTTCGAGCAGATCATCACCCGCAAGCGCGGTCTCGTGCGCGCCCGCAACGCCGCGCAGGACCAGTATCTGCGCGCGCTGAAGCGCTACGAGCTGGTGTTCGGCTCCGGCCCCGCCGGCACCGGCAAGACCTGGCTCGCCGTCGGCCACGCCGTGCAACTGATGGAACAGGGCGCGGTGGAGCGGCTGATTCTCTCGCGTCCGGCGGTGGAGGCGGGCGAGCGGCTCGGCTTCCTGCCCGGCGACATGCGCGACAAGGTCGATCCTTACCTGCGCCCGATCTACGACGCGCTGCATGATTTCATGGATTCGCGCATGGTCGAGCGCGGCATGCAGACCGGCCTCATCGAGGTGGCGCCGCTCGCCTTCATGCGCGGCCGCACGCTCAGCCGCGCCTGCGTCCTGCTCGACGAGGCGCAGAACGCGACCTCCATGCAGATGAAAATGTTCCTCACCCGCCTCGGCGAGGGCTCGCGCATGATCGTCACCGGCGACCCCTCGCAGACCGACCTGCCGCCGGGCCAGACCTCCGGCCTCTCCGAAGCCATCGGTCTGCTGTCGGAGATCGACAGCGTCGGACGCGTGACCTTTTCCGAAGGCGACGTAGTGCGGCACGACCTCGTGCGTCAGATCGTCGGCGCCTATGACCGCGCCGCCCGCGCCAGAAACCCGCGCACATGA
- a CDS encoding formylmethanofuran dehydrogenase subunit A — MLTVLRGGHVVDPATGKDGVGDVWLEDGRIVAPPAGGKADREIDCAGHVVMAGAIDIHSHIAGGNVNTARLLLPELHRAIRARREGTPLSTAKWSTFETGRLYAQMGFTTVVEPAMAPHHSLQTHYELNDVPIIDKGALTVLGNDDFLLRQLRAGESESAINDYVAQTVSGTRSLGLKCINPGGCEAFKENMRAFGLDDEVPFYGLTSRKIFQALQKSTQAVGIHHPLHLHMNNLGIAGNIQTALDTIDASQGLPLHLAHVQFYAYGKEGANAFSSAAAAFAEKINAHPNVTVDVGQVMFSQTVTISSDVLKQFNSMPGGSPKKGAIFDGDANGGGIVPYAYKISNYYNAIQWAAGLELFLLINNPEQVFFTTDHPNGGPFTAYPELFALLMSAELRAEVMARLPAEVLEQTTLPSLKREYTYYEIAQMSRSGAAKLFGFTDRGTLAPGSIADVAVYKESRDKAGMFRRAAYVFKDGDLVVKDGEVSHYRRGKTLHISPRFDKNINTRLDSYYEELYGLPRGIFDVPDAALPHKDAFAEVACKV, encoded by the coding sequence TTGCTGACAGTTTTGCGTGGCGGCCATGTCGTCGACCCGGCGACAGGCAAGGACGGCGTCGGCGACGTCTGGTTGGAGGACGGCCGCATCGTCGCGCCGCCCGCCGGCGGCAAGGCCGACAGGGAGATCGACTGCGCGGGCCATGTCGTCATGGCCGGCGCCATCGACATTCACTCGCACATCGCCGGCGGCAATGTGAACACCGCGCGCCTGCTGCTCCCCGAGCTGCATCGCGCCATTCGCGCGCGCCGTGAGGGCACGCCGCTCTCGACGGCCAAATGGTCGACCTTCGAGACCGGCCGTCTCTATGCGCAGATGGGCTTCACCACGGTCGTGGAGCCGGCGATGGCGCCGCATCATTCGTTGCAGACTCATTATGAGCTGAACGATGTGCCGATCATCGACAAGGGCGCGCTGACGGTGCTCGGCAATGACGACTTCCTGCTGCGCCAGCTTCGCGCCGGCGAGTCGGAGAGCGCCATCAACGATTACGTTGCGCAGACGGTGAGCGGCACCCGCTCGCTTGGCCTGAAGTGCATCAATCCGGGCGGCTGCGAAGCCTTCAAGGAGAACATGCGCGCCTTCGGCCTCGACGATGAGGTGCCCTTCTACGGCCTCACCTCGCGCAAGATTTTCCAGGCGTTGCAGAAGTCCACGCAGGCGGTGGGCATCCACCACCCGCTGCATCTGCACATGAACAATCTTGGCATCGCGGGCAATATCCAGACGGCGCTCGACACGATCGACGCCTCGCAGGGCCTGCCGCTGCATCTCGCCCATGTGCAGTTCTACGCATACGGCAAGGAGGGCGCGAACGCCTTCTCCTCCGCCGCGGCCGCCTTCGCGGAAAAGATCAACGCTCATCCGAACGTCACGGTCGACGTCGGGCAGGTGATGTTCTCGCAGACGGTGACGATTTCGTCGGACGTGCTGAAGCAGTTCAACAGCATGCCGGGCGGCAGCCCGAAGAAGGGCGCGATCTTCGACGGCGACGCCAATGGCGGCGGCATCGTGCCTTACGCCTACAAGATCTCCAACTACTACAACGCCATTCAGTGGGCGGCGGGTCTGGAGCTGTTCCTGCTCATCAACAATCCCGAGCAGGTCTTCTTCACGACCGACCATCCTAACGGCGGCCCCTTCACCGCCTATCCGGAGCTCTTCGCGCTGCTGATGAGCGCGGAGCTGCGCGCGGAAGTCATGGCGCGTCTGCCGGCCGAGGTGCTGGAGCAGACGACCCTGCCGTCGCTCAAGCGCGAATACACCTATTACGAAATCGCGCAGATGAGCCGCTCCGGCGCGGCGAAGCTGTTCGGCTTCACGGATCGCGGCACGCTGGCGCCGGGCTCGATCGCCGATGTCGCGGTCTACAAGGAGAGCCGCGACAAGGCGGGCATGTTCCGCCGGGCGGCTTACGTCTTCAAGGACGGCGACCTTGTGGTGAAGGACGGCGAGGTGTCGCACTATCGCCGCGGCAAGACGCTGCACATCAGCCCGCGCTTCGACAAGAACATCAACACGCGGCTGGACAGCTATTACGAAGAGCTCTACGGCCTGCCGCGCGGCATTTTCGACGTGCCGGACGCCGCGCTGCCGCACAAGGACGCCTTTGCGGAGGTTGCATGCAAGGTATAG
- a CDS encoding GNAT family N-acetyltransferase translates to MSLLTNFFAKPSFVVRPIGAERAEECETLHGASFAFGWSKIDFESYLTDPHVIADGAVAEGAKGRLGGFILSRLLPPDAEILTFAVDPARRGAGLGRMVLERHLENLERGGARLVFLEVADDNAAALKIYLRAGFKEIGRRENYYQRADGTKRAAVNLRLEM, encoded by the coding sequence ATGAGCCTGCTTACGAACTTCTTCGCCAAACCGAGCTTCGTCGTGCGCCCCATCGGGGCCGAGCGCGCGGAGGAGTGCGAGACGCTGCACGGCGCCTCCTTTGCCTTCGGCTGGTCCAAGATCGACTTCGAGAGCTATCTCACCGATCCCCATGTCATCGCTGACGGCGCAGTGGCCGAGGGCGCGAAGGGCCGGCTTGGCGGCTTCATCCTGTCCCGCCTGCTTCCGCCCGACGCCGAAATCCTCACCTTCGCCGTCGACCCCGCCCGACGCGGCGCCGGACTTGGACGCATGGTGCTGGAGCGGCATCTGGAAAATCTGGAGCGCGGCGGCGCGCGACTGGTGTTCCTCGAGGTCGCCGACGATAATGCGGCGGCGCTCAAGATTTACCTGCGCGCGGGGTTCAAGGAGATCGGCCGGCGCGAGAATTATTATCAGCGCGCCGACGGGACGAAGCGCGCGGCGGTGAACCTGCGGCTCGAGATGTAA
- a CDS encoding cytochrome-c peroxidase, giving the protein MRPAIFSHLLIAAEVAGVVFAGTAFAETVDAKKLLVDARAVFQPIATPPAPKDPVQAARVDLGQRLFFESRVSADGNVSCSHCHLPDRQASDGLPKAIGVFGKENPRNAPSIFNAALNFKQHWRGDRDSLEEQAEKSLLGPASFGNPDHATAMGKLKEVPDYGPAFAKAFPDDKDPISAKNWGVAIAAFERTLITPSKFDAFLAGDAAALSPQELAGLRKFIDTGCAGCHNGAGLGGNSFQKFGVVEDYWKETGVGTPDKGRADVTKNDADLYVFKVPGLRNVAKTGPYFHDGSVEDLAKAVKIMGRTQLGASLSDQDAAAIVAFLGALTGKVPANYKGPGEP; this is encoded by the coding sequence ATGCGCCCTGCGATTTTCTCCCATCTCCTGATCGCCGCTGAAGTCGCCGGCGTCGTCTTCGCTGGAACGGCATTCGCCGAGACCGTCGATGCGAAAAAGCTGCTCGTCGACGCCAGGGCGGTCTTTCAGCCCATCGCGACGCCGCCGGCGCCGAAAGACCCGGTTCAGGCCGCGCGCGTCGACCTGGGCCAGCGGCTCTTTTTCGAAAGCCGGGTGTCCGCGGACGGCAATGTGAGCTGCTCCCATTGCCATCTGCCGGACAGGCAGGCCAGCGACGGCCTGCCCAAGGCCATCGGGGTGTTCGGCAAGGAAAATCCGCGCAATGCGCCATCGATCTTCAACGCGGCGCTGAATTTCAAGCAGCACTGGCGCGGCGACCGCGATTCTCTCGAGGAACAGGCCGAGAAGTCGCTTCTCGGCCCGGCGAGCTTCGGCAATCCCGACCATGCGACCGCGATGGGCAAGCTCAAGGAAGTTCCCGACTATGGGCCCGCCTTCGCCAAGGCCTTCCCGGACGACAAGGACCCGATCAGCGCCAAAAACTGGGGCGTCGCCATCGCCGCCTTCGAGCGCACGCTGATCACGCCTTCGAAATTCGACGCTTTTCTCGCGGGCGACGCGGCGGCGCTGTCGCCGCAGGAACTCGCCGGCCTGCGCAAATTCATCGATACCGGCTGCGCCGGCTGCCACAATGGCGCGGGTCTCGGCGGCAATTCGTTCCAGAAATTCGGCGTCGTCGAGGATTACTGGAAGGAGACCGGCGTCGGCACGCCCGACAAGGGCCGCGCCGATGTGACCAAGAACGACGCGGACCTTTATGTCTTCAAGGTTCCGGGGCTGCGCAATGTCGCGAAGACCGGGCCCTATTTTCACGACGGCTCGGTCGAGGATCTCGCCAAGGCCGTGAAGATCATGGGCAGGACCCAGCTCGGCGCGTCGCTTTCGGATCAGGACGCGGCCGCCATCGTCGCCTTTCTGGGCGCGCTGACGGGGAAGGTTCCAGCAAACTACAAAGGGCCCGGGGAGCCCTGA
- the tsaB gene encoding tRNA (adenosine(37)-N6)-threonylcarbamoyltransferase complex dimerization subunit type 1 TsaB, which produces MRILAIDTALPAVSACVLDSEAEEPISSESIAMERGHAEAIMPLIERVMRKVDGGFATIDRVAVAVGPGSFTGIRIGLAAGQAIGLACNADVVGVSTLAALAAPLILEEFDGVVAAAIDARHDKVYVAAFGPDGRALLTPRRAGAHEALRAVGDGPLLLIGSGAELLAKEARASGVAHRIVSDQASPDIAYVARLGLAANPETAPARPLYLKEPDVTVAGKPPAAAGQNEPPATETLASEPVQA; this is translated from the coding sequence ATGCGAATCCTTGCAATTGACACCGCCCTGCCCGCCGTTTCGGCCTGCGTGCTCGACAGCGAGGCGGAGGAGCCGATCTCTTCGGAGAGCATCGCCATGGAGCGCGGCCACGCCGAGGCGATCATGCCGCTCATAGAGCGGGTCATGCGCAAGGTTGACGGCGGATTCGCCACGATCGACCGGGTGGCCGTCGCCGTGGGTCCCGGGTCCTTCACCGGAATCCGCATCGGACTCGCCGCAGGGCAGGCCATCGGCCTCGCCTGCAACGCCGATGTCGTCGGCGTGTCGACGCTGGCCGCCCTCGCCGCCCCGCTCATCCTCGAGGAATTCGACGGGGTCGTCGCCGCCGCCATCGACGCGCGGCACGACAAGGTCTATGTCGCCGCCTTCGGGCCAGACGGCCGGGCGTTGCTGACGCCCAGACGGGCCGGCGCGCATGAGGCGCTGCGGGCCGTCGGCGACGGGCCGCTGCTGCTCATCGGTTCAGGGGCGGAGCTCCTGGCCAAGGAGGCGCGCGCCAGCGGCGTCGCGCACAGGATCGTCAGCGATCAAGCCTCCCCGGACATCGCCTATGTCGCCAGGCTGGGTCTCGCCGCCAATCCCGAGACCGCGCCGGCGCGGCCGCTCTATCTCAAGGAGCCGGATGTGACGGTCGCGGGCAAGCCGCCGGCGGCCGCCGGCCAAAATGAGCCGCCGGCGACCGAAACGCTCGCTTCCGAGCCCGTGCAGGCTTAA
- the miaB gene encoding tRNA (N6-isopentenyl adenosine(37)-C2)-methylthiotransferase MiaB, producing the protein MAFSEAPEAATAESPEAGGKVLVKSYGCQMNVYDATRMADLLGREGYAETAEEADADLVILNTCHIRERAAEKIYSELGKLALEKRARAAEGRDMKIVVAGCVAQAEGEEVLKRQRAVDLVVGPQSYHRLPDLLKQAKQGRRLTDTEFDVDEKFDALPQPSRAQIRARGVSAFVTVQEGCDKFCSFCVVPYTRGAEVSRPVADILAETQRLVDAGVREITLIGQNVNAYRGPDDKGQEWSLARLLAHLGEMEGIARLRYTTSHPVDMAQDLIDAHESIGKLMPYVHLPVQSGSDRVLKAMNRRHTGADFLDIIRRLRLARPDVAMSSDFIVGFPGETDADFADTLALIREVGFAASFSFKYSPRPGTPGAERTDQIDEEVKRERLAALQSLLEEQRQAFNAATVGKTIEVLFEKPGRHEGQIAGKSPYMQPVHVSGPADMIGETARVAIVAAGSNSLAGRLVGKGEEAKA; encoded by the coding sequence GTGGCGTTTTCCGAGGCGCCCGAGGCGGCCACGGCCGAAAGCCCGGAGGCTGGCGGCAAGGTTCTGGTCAAGTCCTACGGCTGCCAGATGAACGTCTATGACGCCACGCGCATGGCCGATCTGCTCGGTCGCGAGGGCTACGCCGAGACCGCCGAGGAAGCCGACGCCGATCTCGTTATTCTCAACACCTGCCACATCCGCGAGAGGGCGGCCGAGAAAATCTATTCTGAACTCGGCAAGCTGGCGCTCGAGAAGCGCGCCCGCGCGGCGGAAGGACGCGACATGAAGATCGTCGTCGCCGGCTGCGTGGCGCAGGCGGAGGGCGAGGAAGTTCTGAAGCGCCAGCGCGCCGTCGATCTCGTCGTCGGTCCGCAAAGCTACCATCGCCTGCCCGATCTGCTGAAACAGGCGAAGCAGGGCCGCCGCCTCACCGACACGGAATTCGACGTCGACGAGAAGTTCGACGCCCTGCCGCAGCCCAGTCGCGCGCAGATCCGCGCCCGCGGGGTCTCCGCCTTCGTCACCGTGCAGGAAGGCTGCGACAAATTCTGTTCCTTCTGCGTCGTGCCCTATACGCGCGGCGCGGAAGTCTCGCGGCCCGTGGCCGACATTCTCGCCGAGACCCAACGGCTCGTGGACGCGGGCGTGCGCGAGATCACGCTGATCGGCCAGAACGTCAACGCCTATCGCGGCCCGGACGACAAGGGGCAGGAATGGAGCCTCGCCCGCCTGCTCGCCCATCTCGGGGAGATGGAGGGGATTGCGCGGCTGCGCTACACCACGAGCCATCCGGTCGACATGGCGCAGGACCTGATTGACGCGCATGAGTCGATTGGAAAGCTCATGCCCTATGTCCATCTCCCGGTGCAGTCCGGCTCCGACCGCGTGCTCAAGGCGATGAACCGCCGGCACACGGGCGCCGACTTCCTCGACATCATCCGCCGCCTGCGTCTGGCGCGGCCGGACGTGGCGATGTCCTCCGATTTCATCGTCGGCTTCCCCGGCGAGACCGACGCGGATTTCGCGGACACGTTGGCGCTGATCCGCGAAGTCGGTTTCGCGGCGAGCTTCTCCTTCAAATACTCCCCCCGCCCCGGCACGCCCGGCGCCGAGCGCACGGACCAGATCGACGAGGAGGTGAAGCGCGAGCGCCTCGCCGCCCTGCAGTCCTTGCTCGAAGAGCAGCGCCAGGCCTTCAACGCCGCGACTGTCGGAAAGACGATCGAGGTGCTGTTCGAAAAACCCGGCCGCCACGAGGGTCAAATCGCGGGCAAGAGCCCCTACATGCAGCCTGTGCATGTCAGCGGCCCTGCTGACATGATCGGCGAAACGGCCAGGGTCGCGATTGTCGCGGCGGGGTCCAACTCGCTGGCGGGTCGGCTTGTGGGCAAAGGCGAGGAGGCGAAGGCTTGA
- the pqqA gene encoding pyrroloquinoline quinone precursor peptide PqqA, whose protein sequence is MAWTTPVIVEVCVGMEVTAYSSAEI, encoded by the coding sequence ATGGCTTGGACCACCCCTGTGATCGTCGAAGTTTGCGTGGGCATGGAAGTCACCGCCTACTCGTCGGCCGAGATCTAA
- the fhcD gene encoding formylmethanofuran--tetrahydromethanopterin N-formyltransferase, whose translation MQGIVRNGVRIDDSFAEAFPMAATGVIVTAPTRKWANQAAQVATGYATSVIGCDCEAGVDCELSEDQTPDGRPGVRLLFFAFSAKGAEKALVNRVGQTILTCPGTALFSAFDGDLKIKIGDSMRQFGDKWQTSKAIDGRRFWRVPVMDGEFFVESQVGVLKKTVGGGNLLIMGADWESTMRATEAGVAAIHAVPDAIMPFPGGIVRSGSKVGSQYKGMSASTNDAYCPTLKGVTKTALEDDIGCTLEIVIDGLSDEAVRAAMRAGLKAIIDMGPETGAKRVGAGNYGGKLGPFHYHLKDLLP comes from the coding sequence ATGCAAGGTATAGTTCGCAACGGCGTTCGGATCGACGACAGTTTCGCCGAAGCCTTCCCCATGGCCGCGACGGGCGTCATCGTCACGGCGCCGACCCGCAAATGGGCCAATCAGGCCGCGCAGGTCGCGACCGGCTACGCCACCTCCGTGATCGGCTGCGATTGCGAGGCGGGCGTCGACTGCGAGCTCTCCGAGGACCAAACGCCGGACGGCCGTCCGGGCGTTCGCCTGCTGTTCTTCGCCTTCTCGGCGAAGGGCGCGGAAAAGGCGCTGGTCAATCGCGTCGGCCAGACGATTCTCACCTGTCCGGGCACGGCGCTGTTCTCGGCCTTCGACGGCGATCTGAAGATCAAGATCGGCGATTCGATGCGCCAGTTCGGCGACAAATGGCAGACGTCGAAAGCCATCGACGGCCGTCGCTTCTGGCGCGTGCCGGTGATGGACGGCGAGTTCTTCGTCGAGAGCCAGGTCGGCGTGCTGAAGAAGACCGTCGGCGGCGGCAATCTGCTGATCATGGGCGCGGACTGGGAATCGACCATGCGCGCGACCGAAGCGGGCGTGGCCGCGATCCATGCTGTGCCCGACGCAATCATGCCGTTTCCCGGCGGCATCGTCCGTTCGGGCTCCAAGGTCGGCTCGCAGTATAAGGGCATGAGCGCCTCCACCAACGACGCCTATTGCCCGACGCTGAAGGGCGTGACCAAGACGGCGCTCGAGGACGACATCGGCTGCACGCTGGAGATTGTCATCGACGGCCTGAGCGACGAGGCCGTGCGCGCCGCGATGCGCGCGGGCCTCAAGGCCATCATTGACATGGGCCCGGAGACGGGGGCCAAGCGCGTCGGCGCCGGCAATTACGGCGGCAAGCTCGGCCCGTTCCACTATCACCTGAAGGATCTGCTGCCGTGA
- the ybeY gene encoding rRNA maturation RNase YbeY: protein MKLEIDIALAAPAWARVEGLEALTRDCIEASLAETGETLVAGCEVSVTFCDDAEIQELNAEWRGKDKPTNVLSFPTPGKLSARPLLGDIVIAYETVTREAAEQDKTVRAHTAHMVIHGFLHLIGYDHETAAEADVMEGLERRIASRLGLRDPYAEGEAGELNEGHVDTI from the coding sequence ATGAAGCTGGAGATCGACATTGCGCTCGCCGCGCCGGCGTGGGCGCGCGTCGAGGGGCTGGAGGCGCTCACGCGGGACTGCATCGAGGCGAGCCTGGCCGAAACCGGCGAGACGCTCGTCGCGGGCTGCGAGGTCAGCGTGACCTTCTGCGACGACGCGGAAATTCAGGAGCTCAACGCGGAATGGCGCGGCAAGGACAAGCCGACCAACGTTCTTTCCTTCCCGACGCCGGGAAAACTGTCGGCGCGCCCGCTGCTGGGCGATATCGTCATTGCCTATGAAACAGTCACGCGCGAAGCCGCCGAGCAGGATAAAACAGTGCGGGCGCACACCGCTCATATGGTCATCCATGGATTTCTGCATCTGATCGGCTATGATCACGAGACTGCCGCAGAGGCCGACGTCATGGAGGGCCTCGAAAGACGGATCGCGTCGCGGTTGGGCCTGCGCGACCCCTACGCCGAGGGTGAGGCGGGCGAACTGAACGAAGGTCATGTCGATACGATCTGA
- a CDS encoding formylmethanofuran dehydrogenase: protein MSKATLDGKAIALEDACKEAARILSGATFPLVAGLGADVPGARAAILLAERLRGAFDHLASRDSLADLDVKRSFGMFTTTANEARVRSDVVVLLGPGLTRQWPGLLERLALEQAPRHGSQAGQPRKVIWVGPEADEAAAVPGAKIIPASLQQISGLLATWRARIGGRRVAMDATKLELVDGVAQTLKDAKFGCFVWASSIGLDPLAIEMMQALVTDLNVTTRFTGLHLGARAGAAGVVQASGWMTGFPPRTGFGRGYPEHDPWRFEASRLVDSGEADAALWISAFDGEAPAWSRKDIPLITLAPAGAAPARGLYIEVGQPGVTHDAVLMAQETGGMTLRAASAPSDAPTVAQVIDAILAHVSEVAPC, encoded by the coding sequence ATGAGCAAGGCGACGCTCGACGGCAAAGCGATTGCGCTCGAAGACGCCTGTAAAGAGGCGGCGCGCATTTTGAGCGGCGCGACCTTCCCCCTCGTCGCGGGGCTGGGCGCCGATGTTCCCGGCGCCCGCGCGGCGATCCTTCTGGCCGAGCGGCTGCGCGGCGCCTTCGATCATCTGGCCTCGCGCGATTCGCTGGCCGATCTCGACGTGAAGCGCTCCTTCGGCATGTTCACCACCACGGCGAACGAAGCCCGCGTGCGGTCCGACGTCGTGGTGCTGCTCGGCCCCGGCCTGACCAGGCAATGGCCCGGCTTGCTGGAGCGTCTCGCGCTGGAGCAGGCCCCGCGCCATGGCTCTCAGGCGGGCCAGCCGCGCAAGGTCATCTGGGTCGGCCCGGAGGCGGACGAGGCCGCGGCCGTGCCGGGCGCCAAGATCATTCCGGCCAGCCTGCAGCAGATTTCCGGCCTGCTCGCGACATGGCGCGCCCGCATCGGCGGCCGCCGCGTGGCGATGGACGCCACGAAGCTCGAACTCGTCGACGGCGTCGCGCAGACGCTCAAGGACGCCAAATTCGGCTGCTTCGTCTGGGCCTCGTCGATCGGTCTCGATCCGCTGGCCATTGAAATGATGCAGGCGCTGGTGACCGATCTCAATGTCACGACCCGCTTCACCGGCCTTCACCTCGGCGCCCGCGCCGGGGCGGCCGGCGTGGTGCAGGCGTCGGGCTGGATGACCGGCTTCCCGCCGCGCACCGGCTTTGGTCGCGGTTATCCGGAGCATGACCCGTGGCGCTTCGAGGCGTCGCGGCTCGTCGACAGCGGCGAGGCGGACGCCGCGCTGTGGATTTCGGCCTTCGACGGCGAGGCGCCGGCGTGGTCGCGCAAGGATATTCCGCTGATCACGCTCGCCCCGGCGGGCGCCGCGCCCGCGCGCGGGCTCTACATCGAAGTCGGCCAGCCCGGCGTCACCCATGACGCCGTGCTCATGGCCCAGGAGACCGGCGGCATGACGCTGCGGGCGGCGTCGGCGCCGTCCGATGCGCCGACGGTCGCGCAAGTCATCGACGCCATTCTGGCGCATGTTTCGGAGGTCGCGCCTTGCTGA